The Prionailurus bengalensis isolate Pbe53 chromosome A3, Fcat_Pben_1.1_paternal_pri, whole genome shotgun sequence genome includes a window with the following:
- the SPATA2 gene encoding spermatogenesis-associated protein 2: protein MGKPSSMDTKYKDDLFRKYVQFHEGKVDAAPSKQRPGNDEYLRVAASTLLSLHKVDPFYRFRLIQFYEVVESSLRSLSSSSLRALACAFSVLETVGVNLFLYPWKKEFRSIKTYTGPFVYYVKSSLLEEDIRAILHYMGYVPELGTAYRLKELVETLQVKMVSFELFLAKVECEQMLEIHSQVKDKGYSELDVVSERKSSAEDVRGCSEALRRRAEGREHLTASMARVALQKSASERAAKDYYKPRVTKPSRSVDAYDSYWESRKPPLKASLSLRKEPVAADVGDGLKDEIIRPSPSLLAVSSSAHGSPDDLPPPSPNNGLGPLRGTYFSAQDDVDLYTDSEPRAASRRQDALRPDVWLLRNDAHAPYHKRSPPAKESALSKCQNCGLSCSSSLCQRCDGLLAGPPAPRPGAFPSKASAHDSLAHGSSLRDKYAGQTQGLDRLPHLHPKPKPSATATSRCGFCNRPGAANTCTQCSKVSCDTCLGAYHYDPCCKKSELHKFMPNNQLNYKSTQLSHLVYR from the exons ATGGGGAAGCCCAGTTCAATGGATACAAAATACAAGGATGATTTATTTCGGAAGTACGTGCAGTTCCACGAGGGCAAAGTGGACGCCGCCCCCAGCAAGCAGCGGCCTGGCAACGATGAGTACCTGCGGGTCGCAGCCTCGACCCTGCTCAGCCTGCACAAGGTGGATCCCTTTTATCGATTCCGGCTGATCCAGTTCTATGAGGTGGTGGAGAGCTCCCTGCGCTCGCTGAGCTCCTCCAGCCTGCGGGCTTTGGCCTGCGCCTTCAGTGTGCTGGAAACGGTCGGTGTCAACCTCTTCCTCTACCCGTGGAAGAAGGAATTCAGAAGCATCAAG ACCTACACGGGCCCCTTCGTTTATTATGTCAAGTCGTCGTTGCTGGAAGAGGACATCCGAGCCATCCTGCATTACATGGGCTACGTGCCCGAGTTAGGGACTGCGTACAGACTCAAAGAGCTTGTGGAGACCCTCCAGGTGAAGATGGTCTCCTTTGAGCTCTTTCTGGCCAAGGTGGAGTGTGAGCAGATGCTGGAAATCCACTCACAAGTCAAGGACAAGGGCTACTCCGAGCTGGACGTGGTGAGCGAGCGCAAGAGCAGCGCGGAGGACGTGCGGGGCTGCTCGGAGGCCCTGCGGCGCCGGGCTGAGGGCCGGGAGCATCTGACGGCCTCCATGGCCCGCGTGGCGCTGCAGAAGTCAGCCAGCGAGCGGGCGGCCAAGGACTACTACAAGCCGCGGGTGACCAAGCCCTCGAGGTCGGTGGACGCCTATGACAGCTACTGGGAGAGCCGGAAGCCGCCCCTGAAGGCCTCGCTGAGCCTGCGGAAGGAGCCGGTGGCCGCAGACGTGGGCGACGGCCTCAAGGACGAGATCATCCGCCCGTCCCCCTCGCTCCTGGCCGTGTCCAGCTCCGCCCACGGAAGCCCGGATGACCTGCCGCCCCCCTCGCCGAACAACGGTCTGGGCCCGCTGCGTGGCACGTACTTCTCCGCTCAGGATGACGTGGATCTGTACACGGACTCGGAGCCGAGGGCCGCGTCCCGGAGGCAGGACGCCCTGCGGCCGGACGTGTGGCTGCTCAGAAATGATGCCCACGCCCCCTACCACAAGCGCTCACCCCCCGCCAAAGAGTCCGCCCTGTCCAAGTGCCAAAACTGCGGTCTGTCCTGCAGCTCCTCCCTCTGCCAGCGCTGCGACGGCCTGCTTGCCGGTCCCCCGGCCCCCAGGCCCGGCGCCTTCCCCAGCAAGGCCTCTGCCCACGACAGCCTGGCCCACGGGTCGTCTCTGCGGGACAAGTACGCGGGCCAGACTCAGGGCCTCGACCGGCTGCCGCACCTCCACCCGAAACCCAAGCCCTCGGCCACAGCCACCTCCCGCTGTGGCTTCTGTAACCGCCCGGGTGCCGCCAACACCTGCACCCAGTGTTCAAAAGTCTCCTGCGACACCTGCCTCGGCGCCTACCATTATGACCCCTGCTGCAAAAAGAGTGAGCTGCACAAGTTCATGCCCAACAACCAGCTGAACTACAAGTCCACCCAGCTCTCCCATCTCGTGTACAGATAG